The sequence GTACACCTGCACCAGGGTCGACAAAAGGAACAACACTAGAGGGCCCCAATTCCTGAGTATGATCAGAACAGCTTGACTCCTGTGCTTTGACACGTGCTGGAACAGACAAAAGATCAGAGGAATCATTTCTTTTTGTATGAAGAAGAGAAGTAAAATTATCATCGGTTGGCATATCTAAAGTAGTAAAAGAAATACCAGTTGTTGCCTTAGGAGAGGTCACTTTATTTAGTAACTTAGAGGGAGCGACACCCCCTGCTGTCAATTGTTCATGGAACCCAACAATGCCAGGAAATCGATGGAGAAAAGCATCTGGTCCATGCTGCTGAATTTCATGTGGCAGACATATATTTAATAGACTTGTGCTACCAGGACAGCCCACACTAGCAGAAACAATCCCCAAGTTAGACGCTGAAATGGTCCCAAAACCTTGAAGTAAAACGTCTGGTTTTACTGATGCTGTGCAGGACAAAGCATCTGGGTCTGTATTGGAGTAAACCCCTAGGATATTTTGTCCTTCTTGTGTATTGACCAAATGAGGTAAAACTGCATCCCCTAAGACTGCAGAAGCTTCATAGTCATGATGCACAGCCTGACGATTTTGGGGATCATGTTGCGCATCGTGGTGTTTATGTTGCATACCGCCATCATTGTTGTCTTGGGGTTACCATTATTATTTGTAGATTTATCTTCCATCTCAGTATCTTGAAAGGCAGCGTCAGTCTTGTGAATATACTCATCGAGGCCATCAAACTCCTCATCTTGCTCATCATCATCTCCTTTGTCTTTCGTTACCTCTTGCTTATAACCCATCCAAACACCATCTTTGCATACTTTATCGACTTTAAAATAAATTTCATACAACCCTTCTCCCACCACAATATCTGACGATTCTGGAATACTGTCAACGTCAATTACTCCCACTAGAATCCTGACAACACCCATCTTTCTAGTGTATCGCAAATCGACCTTTTGAGTAGCACCTATAATAGTGCCAACCACCCAAAGTGGAAGAAAAGATCTGATCTCATAGGGTACTCCATATACATTAACCCACACTTTCTGCAGGTATTGGACAGGCTCAATTTTTTGATCCAACTCTTGAATAACCATAATCCCTTCGCCTCCAGCAGTGTGCACATATTTCATAGCAATCATACGTTGAAGCTCAACATTGCAGGGGAAAGGTACCTCAAATCCATCGGCATGCTGCTGGACAGACCAAGTCCAATTCACAGGAATAAGACGTGCCAATTCTGCTTTCACCAAATCTGTGGTAATGTTTCCTTCCATTGCAGTAATAAAAGTGGTTGCATTATCCTTTTTGGGTGCCATGCCCTTGGCTCCACTTGTGGGGATTTGGAAGAAACCCGAATCACCTCCTGCAAAACCACATAGAAGTGCGTGTGGTTTAGGGCCATTGAATGTCGGACAAACCTGTGGAGTGTGATCCATTTCACAAAGTTCGCAGCACAACTTTTCTTTGCGTTTATTTCCTTGATCATCAGCAGCAGGACCATCAACAGCCGCACGCTTCTTCTCTGCTTCCTCTCTAACCCGGGATCCGCCCCCTTCACTGGATTCAGCGAAGTCCTGTGGAGCTCTGAATGCTCCATGGAATGGCCTTCCTCCGTATCGACCACCCCGGCTGTGCCATGTCCTGCGACCGCGATCCTCACTTGGACCACGACCACGAGATAGGCGATGACCTCCGAGATGTTGCTGCTCTGTCTTCACCTCGATTCTGGGATGTCGGCGGCGATCAACCTCCTTCCAAGCCATGGCCTTGCCATCTCTCACTGCACCTCTACCATCCATGAGAGCTTGGGCGTAGCTCCTGCTGGGAGACGTAAAAATCTGGAATGGCGGCCGGTGCTGGTGTAGCTGGGAGGAATGAACAGAGGATCACGCAGACGAAGCGTGTACATCCCCGGGTTACGAGCAGGCCATGTTTTAGAAAGAGGGCCCATAGAATGATAGCCCGGCCCATTCCGGTTAAGCCCCTTCCGTAATTGTGTCAATTCAAACTGAGTAAATTTTGGAAAAGGCGGAAGTGTAGGATCCGACTGTGAAGAAGGAAGAACCGTCGCCTTGCATGACCGATTCACCATATCTCCGGCCCTCTCAATGATGTCGCCAATTGTGAGACTCGGCGAGATCCGAGGTTTAGGGAGAGGCCATGCCACGGCTTCCTAGCCAAAGACGAAGATGAACCGTCTGGAGAAAACTTTCTTACCTTTGAATGAGAATTAGATTTGTGTGTCTGTCGGAAGAACGCCCATTCGGCCTCAGGGTCGCCGGCCGCCAGGAAAGACGCTCGAAGatcctcccagcaaacggaggccgATGACGGCTGCGGAGTCACCAGCCGTCTATGTAACTTTGAGAAAAATTCCTCACCTTTCTTGGCGAAAAGAAGCTCCTTTGCTAGTTTTTCTTCTATGCAAATTGCGATCTGCCTCACACGCGAGCTTCGAATGGCCTCCGTCCACCGGAAACGATGTCGGGGCACCGAGGCTTCCCTCATCCGAGGAGGACCAGCTCGAAACCTCTTCCGGCCGACATGGAGGCCGGCAGTAGCGGCGCGGGCGGCGGGTCGTCCTCCGACGAGCGGCGCGCGTAGCTTGATATGCGGCTTCTTGGTCGCTCGCAAGTGGCGAGTCTTCTATTCACTCTCTGATCGTATATGCGGTCCTTCATTAACTCTGACAAAATCACTCATAGGACATATAGCATCTGTAAGATGCATTATTATATTATAAGAGGCGAATTAGATTGGACGTGCTCAAGAACTGAATTTCCAATATTGGAACATGTATTTTCCAAGAGAGAAAAAGTGTTGCAATGATCACTATAAGCATATGATAAGTTTGTACCGGAGTTGGCAGCATAAGGCTGGGCTGTATAAAAACCGCCTCAGATCGAACACGTGGAAATTCTAGAAAAGCCAAACTAGCAAGTGAAAATGTAGAACTGATGCTACGCGGCAGAACAGCTTGCACAATCATCTCTACGGTAACTGGAGTTGGAGAGCACTAAACCATACTGAATTGCAAACCATTTCCATGTAGGACAACGAGAACTACATGTAAAACATGATGACACCTGATGTGCTCACAAAATGAAAATATGCGGCAGTTACCCTACATGTCGACTGATAGAACGATTCTGAAAATAAGAGCTGCGTATGCATCTACAGCTCAGCTGACAATATTTATCATGGAGTAGCTATTTCCATCGAAAAAAgagttcatctacataattcagCTAATAACATGTTTAGTGTAAGCAGCTTTCTCTGTCAAAACTCAAAAGGTCTTGTACTCAGTCGGGTGATTCTATGCGAAATATTTTCCTCATACCAGGGAGCGCCATGCCCCTTTCCCTCTGTTGCCGTGCCCCATCGGTCCTTCCACTCCCTCCCCACACTGATCAACAGCCGCCTTTCAATCTAAAAATCCATTACTTTCAACTCACTGAGGTCTTCTAAGCTGAATCTGAATATCAAAATCGCCGGGACATCGAGAGATCATCCGTCGTTGGTTAGAGTGAATGCCAGGAGAACAAACAAGAAGGTAAAAACAATCAGAGCTGCAGCGAAGGAGAAGATGACATGCTGCGAAAAGCCCTTCTTTTCTTGACCAGCCAGCTCAACTTCATTTAGCAGGCTCCTTATCTCCAAGACGTCGGAATCCTTTGCAGCGCGGAATAGCCTCTTCTGAACCTCATCCAGCTTGGAAAGCCTTCTGGATCGGTTGCTTTCCATCGTGGACCACAGGAACGCAGTCATCCTCCACAAGAGGATCCCGATGTAGATTGCTACAACGCAGTCAACGCTGTAATGGTGGCGCTCCCGTACCTCCCGCTGAGCGCTGTGGATGACGAGGAACCATATCACAACGGAGCTCCATCCCCCATACGCTTCCTGTGAGGAAATGTAGACGAATAATGTGTTTAAAATGGTATTTGTTCAAGAGCAACATATGAACACATAAATTAAGCTAGGCAATAAAAAAAATATCAGGCTCTTGTCAAGTCTTCGACGCAACTTGGCATTTGTTGTGCATATCAGTTACCACACCACTGTATTGATTTGTTTTTGAGGTAATGAATTATAAATTATCTCGGAGCATATATGGCATTGCAGTACACATTAATATAGCTTGCAAGGAATAAAATAGAACTTTATATATAGCCTGACAGGCCTATCAATTTTGTTTTGGCCAGTTAAAACTGATTTCAGCTGCAGAAGGAGGGCGTGACATTGGAAGGGCAATTTGAAGGTGTGAGTGTGACATGAGCAATTCAATCAGCCGAGAAGAAGAAAACATCGCATACCGCCCATGCCATAGCAGTTAGAACGGCAACAAACATATGTCCACTGTACATAAGATCATTACAGCCACCGCTTGATTTCCTCAGCAGATGATACCATGAGGGCCCCTCTCCGGTGCTTGGCCTCAAAATGTCTACTAAGAAACTCATCAGTCCCCAGTCAGGTCTGTACTCGTCGGGGTAATCTTGAAGAGTAGCTATTATGATCAGGAAGGATGAAAAAGCAAAATGAGCTCACAGTGGTCTATCAAAGCAGCAGCTCTATTATTGCACAACAACAGTTCACAGTCTGAATGTACTGACCGTATGGCATATCCTCCTCCATGACCCTCGAGATCATGTCTGGATCTGAAGCATAAGGAGCGTAATATTTCTGTGCCCACGGGTGTGGATGGTCAGGTATCTGATACCGAGCTTCGGCGCACCAAGGTCGAGCAGACGGAAGGATCGTGGCAAGAAATGTTGCTGTCCGGAGCAAACGTCCGACTGCCATAGTGAACATATACCTCGAGCCTATTCCGAGTCCAGGACCTCTGATGCAGTCGAACAGTGCCGAAAACGCCAACATGATGAACATCATCAGGTAATGATGAAGGGTGATGATGCGAGCTTTCAGTAGATCGACCACTGTTCGAGGAAGTTTCCCGCTCAATGCTAGGAGCATCCACTGGCCAGTGTCAGGAAGAGGAGCGGTAGATCTGTTGATAGCAGTGGATCTCTGTCAGTAGCTTTTTCTGATATATATTGAACAGTCCAGTGTTTCAGATGAGCATACTATTTTATTGCGCTGAAATATGTAGACTATACAGGGGAAGATGATGATAAAAAAAGACAAAAAAAATGGTCTGTTTCTGGCTCCATCACTATAGGTTGAGGAGTAGTTCTTGTCTGCACCTATGTTTTTTAAAGGAATATAAAACTTCAACCTAGAACATCCACGAATGAATGAGTACAATCATTAAATACAGACATGTACCACTTATTACTTAGACTATACTTTACCACAAGGCACAAGTAATAAAATTTGAAGACACGGGACGATTAATAAACTAGACCTAAGTATGCACCTACGAGTATGTATTTATACAGGCATGCACCGAATGCTGCCATAGCACCTACTATGTATAAGGCAGTGGATTTCATTGCCATAACAACCAACGTCCAAAATGACAAGTTTTCACTTGCTAGGACTATTTCCCAAGCCATACTCCTTTGAAATTTTCGATAAAAATAACTATGATTATATACACGTAGTGAGTAGTGACAAATACAGTCCGCGGTTAAAAGACAACGTCAACGTCGCCAATCCACCATGGATGGATGTAATGTAATCACGCATTTGCGTAGGGAAAATTCTGAAATGTTCAAATATTTGGTCGATCGGTTTCGCATCGCGCGCATCAGTCACGAGAAAGGAAAGGAGCTGACCGGTGCCACTGCAGGCCGAGGACGGTGCTGACGAAGCGGACGGAGATGGCCTCGCAGAGCAGCGCGGCGAGCATGAACGCCATGGCGGCGAAGAACCGCGGGGCGGCGCGGACCTCGGCGCCCCAGCGCCGGTAGAACGGCGCGCGCGCGGCGGTGGCGAGCGCCAGCGCCGCCCAGAGCGCCGGCCGCAGCCGCCCGTGCCAGACGGGGGACAGGTGCTGCATGTAGTCGACGCCCACGTACGCGGCGGCGGCCAGCGGCAGGCCGCCCGACGCGAAGGCGGGTCGTCGCCAGAGACCGCATGCTGCCCAAcgccggggcgggggcgcgggCCTCTTCGGCTTCGGCTTTGCCATATCTCCCGAATGAAGTTTTGGAGAGACGGGACGGGAGCTTGTCCCGGGCTAGGCTAGGCCATGTTGTCGATTACGATTGGGAATTCGGAATTGATGGTTGCTGTAAATAGTCACTGCATGTGTAAATATAGCAGTctcacacgtacctcaagctagaGCAGGTTTTTAGTGATTTTGGGATATTTCTTTTGCTGAGAACGCTCGACTTTGATGAGAAAAAATTGTTCTTGATTGAAGAAAATGTATTTTGAGAAGAAGAAAAATATACTCAGTGCAGGCTGCAGCCTAGTTTTAAGGATCAATGTGCGTAGCATGACAGACAGGAGCATGTCCAACGCTTTTTATATATTCTGCTTCGGTGCTTCCTCGATCGTCTTTCTTCCCCTCGCTCGGATCCAAAATGTCGAGTGAAGTAGGCAAACGGGCCCTGAGTCTTCTGAATCTGCTGGACCGTTCAAGTCTGTGGAAGCTGTCGTCCGCTTGGTGGTAACGCACCATGCAGGTCGATCGAGCGTCCGTTAGAGCTTGTTGCTCTGGGTTGGGCCGGATTTTGAGTTGAATCCAGAAGGACCATAGCAGATGGGCCAAGCCCAGTTAAGCCGCGCGGGTTGAAGAGTTCCTTTCCTTTCCTTTCCTTCGTTCCCGTGGGCGTAACCCCGTCTAGGAGCAGAAAGCAACAGCGTGAAACAAAACAAGTCGATCGACCGTGCTGATCTGATGCTCCTGGTCCCGTTCATCAGTCACTCCCTCCTCATGTGCTGCCAGCTGCGATGGTGGCTGTCACCTGGATCGGTTCATGTGCCGGCCACCGGATCGAATTCTAGAACTGCCAGCTCTCGCTCGCTCCCCATCACGCGCACGCTCACCTCGTCACCTCGCATGTGCTTCCCTCCCTCCTTCCTCCCccggcacacacacacacaaactcCCAAAGCCAACGATGAGCCGTCCGTCCTCATTCGGGGGAGTCAAAGACGAGGGGATGCTGTGTTGCACATGGGGGTAAAAAAAAATTGGAGAATGAGATAAAAGAAAGGGGTGAGCACGAGGGCTGGCTTGTTATCCAGCAAATGCCCGGATGCTTGCATGCCAGTAGCTCTAATCCTGCTCCCGGCATCCGGACCTCGCCCCCACATGCACACCAGTAGCTTTATTTCTGCCAAGCAGGCAGAGTGCGTGTATAATATGATGGCCGGCTATCTACATGGCTCCATGAGAGGAATGTGTTAAGGTGTATTCTCTACGCAAGCCAGTTAATTAATAAGGAATCAGTGTAGTGTTAATCCTAACCGTTTGATTAATCCGCGTCCTTAGCCGGGGCTATCCTAATCGCTGGAAGTCACACGCCGCCATATATACGAGATTACGGGAGCGGCGGGTTTAGCCCACGCTAATCCTTTGACCATAAACCCTAATCCACATTCTCACAGAGCCCCCAAAGAGCCCCCAACGAATAGACGTGCGTAGTGACTCGCACTAGAAGATCTGCAACTTGAAGATGGCGGACGCGACGGACTCCACGGTCGCACCCCAACGGGCACGGGCCCAATCCCCCTCCTCTGCAGGGCAGTGGTGGCGCCAGCAGCTATGAGTATACATGTCCAGATGGGTCGGACTTGCTGGTCGGCACAGATTTGGCTCGGTCCGAACCCTGCACAACACGCAAGCCAATGTCGGCCTGGCCCGATCACCGGGTAGTGCCTAGGCCTAAGCGTGGCACGACGGGTTAGACTCGACATAGCCCGGTTTAATTTTTCCCCATTTTTCATACatatacatatattatacttgaatATAGAGTACAAAACACTAGAaacatgtgtttgtgttggttaCGTGGGTGTGAATAGATGTTTGTAGCTAACAATTATGGTTGAAACCCTCACATATACATATTTTAGCATATTTGTATCATTTAAATGTCATATGCTGTTATGGGCCCGTTAGGCCTGTCGGGTCGTAGCCCGGGCCGACATGGTTATTAACCTAGCGAACCGAGCCTAAACCTCGATCGGGGCAAATGGTTTGGCACGTCATGGCCCGCTACCTAATACGGGCCAATCCGTGTCGTCGCTAGCTGTGCACGGGCCGTCCTGCCCATTTAGACATCTATAGCCATGAGGATCCGCCACCACCAACGCGGCAGAACACGGCGGGAGGAAGAGATGGCCACGAAGGAGGGAGGCATAGCATTCCACTCAAAAAAAGACATCGCCGCTATTGCACCCACAACCATAAACAACAACAACATCAAAAGTATGTTTAACTAAATCTCTCGATAGATTAAATCTACTCATTATCGAGGTATTTGTAACACTGGTTGTTATTCTACGAACGTAGAAATTGGTCCTAGTTACCACAGAATCTAATAGAATGAATTTAACGATGGAGCAAATGGAGATAGATGAAGTTGCGTTCAAAGTCAGATAGAAAGATAGACAGACACACACACAACACAGGTAGCTAAGCTAAGCATGACGAGTCGCAGTCTCACGCACCATCAGGCACTACACTACAGTACGTAAAGCAGTAGAAGCACTAGGTCCATCAAGGCGTGAATGACTGCAAGGCCAACGCCCAACGGCAACGTGGCTCGCACCACACGCCGCCGCGCCAAATTACCAACACCACGGCACACGGGTGGGCTTCATTTCCGTCCCGTCAATGCTTCCCCGATGGACCTGTTCAACAACAGTGGGCGCCGGGCGAACCAATGCTACTGCGACAACGACCTACGACTACGATGGATGCTGCTCCTCCGACAACTAGGGAGGGAGTAGCCAGTTTTCCTTTTGGCGCGTGGACAAGATAGGCTACCGTCTTTTCTGCACAAATTCTGATGTGGATTCCCCTACAACTACGACGCTGGGCCTGCTCCTCCTAGTACAAATTATTATAGGCTACGAAGGAAAAAaaaggagagaagaaaaaggGAGCCAAAAAAGCTCGCTCGTTCGGAAAGGGCAGCAGCATGTAGAGTGGCCAGCAAACGGCGGAGGGAGGCATAGGACTCCACTCAAAAAGACGCTGATCGATTCTTATTAAAGCTGATTGTTTGAACCGTTGTAACTGTAATCTATACAAACAAAAATATTGTAGATACAGTATAAACTGGTACGGACTAAAGTCAAGTAAACATACTTGTAAGGATTAGATTATATTCTCCTCCTCCACAAAAGCACAGGGCGCAGCATCATTTTGCCCTTTATTCAACCGGTCCATGTCctgcccctctctctctctctctgaaagGTGCTGTGTTCTATATATGTTATCTTTGCTCCGCTCACCTTAGTATCCTTCTCACTTGGCATTAGGATATGGTACTATATATTTTCTTAGAAAGAAATTGGCCATTTGATGTACTAGCTGCTTAACTTTGGGAGGAGTCGTTGGCACCACATCGAGTCTTTGACCGTACATCAGGTCAGGCCGGTGGAAACGGATAATCCATGATGACGACAAGAAAGTTGCGTTTTTTTATATATATGCAAGTTTACTCGTTATATATATGCAAGTTTACTCATAATCATCGTCAGAGGGCTTTGAACGCTGGACTTGATACGAACAGACCCCACACGGACTCGTACGTACCCGCTACGACAAGGCGTCGCATGAATCCCGCTGGCTCGCTTGCAGGGATCCCAGATCCACGGGCTGAATTCCGGACCAAGAAAATGCTCCATTGGTGGTGAGTGGTGACCTCTAGATCCATCGATTTTCAAGCGAAAGAGACAGTTAAAAAGACTATACACATGCGACGGAGTGGCTCTAAATTATATAATTGTAAAAAAACAGGCTCTACGTGAAAAGACAGTGTCTTTTTTTTCACATGTTGGCACTTGGCAGCGCAGCGCCACTCGGTAGTAGCAGAGAACCGAAGCAACGTACTACTCTAGATCGGAAAGCGAGGCAGGCGGCGATGGGAGCGCGCCATCCACGGCGAGCACGCCGCTTTTCCCCGTCGTCAGTGCGCTTGCGGAGAGAGACGGGATGCCTGCAGCTGCAGATGCGGACGGGCACGCGCACCCTTTCCCCGTCTCGTCTTAATCTCCTTTGTTAATTTGTTTAGTGGAGTAAGGTAAGGTCCTCTTTTAGAATGCCAGAGCTAATAGTTAATTATTAGTTAATAAATTATTAACTGGATTGAGCTAATGAGTTAATTGTTAGTAGTGAGGTAGCTAACAATTAGCTTTGGTATTAGCTAATGGTGTTTGGAACTGAACAACTAATTTTTAGTAGCTACCT is a genomic window of Zea mays cultivar B73 chromosome 5, Zm-B73-REFERENCE-NAM-5.0, whole genome shotgun sequence containing:
- the LOC103654181 gene encoding uncharacterized protein, which translates into the protein MAKPKPKRPAPPPRRWAACGLWRRPAFASGGLPLAAAAYVGVDYMQHLSPVWHGRLRPALWAALALATAARAPFYRRWGAEVRAAPRFFAAMAFMLAALLCEAISVRFVSTVLGLQWHRSTAPLPDTGQWMLLALSGKLPRTVVDLLKARIITLHHYLMMFIMLAFSALFDCIRGPGLGIGSRYMFTMAVGRLLRTATFLATILPSARPWCAEARYQIPDHPHPWAQKYYAPYASDPDMISRVMEEDMPYATLQDYPDEYRPDWGLMSFLVDILRPSTGEGPSWYHLLRKSSGGCNDLMYSGHMFVAVLTAMAWAEAYGGWSSVVIWFLVIHSAQREVRERHHYSVDCVVAIYIGILLWRMTAFLWSTMESNRSRRLSKLDEVQKRLFRAAKDSDVLEIRSLLNEVELAGQEKKGFSQHVIFSFAAALIVFTFLFVLLAFTLTNDG